A portion of the Podospora pseudoanserina strain CBS 124.78 chromosome 2, whole genome shotgun sequence genome contains these proteins:
- a CDS encoding hypothetical protein (EggNog:ENOG503P9I8) yields the protein MADDLLFNLNLGSSSESDPEDLASCPAKQPVSRADRSALSQSAFAALKKEYIPRVENGDLWTQIPLPLTPEPDANRGGLISKPQAQDLLHAVEELYFYRRYSDGIGFVKKIMTDGGEQKIDLETRELLRKYEGRCKSKLESSQ from the exons ATGGCAgacgacctcctcttcaacctcaacctaggctcctcctccgaatcCGACCCCGAAGACCTCGCCTCCTGCCCCGCCAAACAACCCGTCTCCCGAGCTGACCGCTCCGCTCTCTCGCAGTCAGCGTTTGCAGCCCTGAAAAAAGAATATATCCCCCGAGTCGAGAACGGCGAT TTATGGACTcaaatccctctccctctcaccccCGAACCAGACGCCAACCGCGGCGGTCTAATCAGCaaaccccaagcccaagacttGCTGCACGCAGTGGAGGAGTTGTATTTCTACCGACGCTACTCCGACGGGATAGGGTTCGTGAAAAAGATAATGACTGACGGGGGAGAACAAAAAATAGACCTGGAGACGAGGGAGCTACTGCGCAAGTATGAGGGGAGATGTAAATCAAAACTGGAGTCGTCACAATGA
- the MAP2 gene encoding Methionine aminopeptidase 2 (EggNog:ENOG503NUPF; COG:J; MEROPS:MER0001728) — MAAQAPVDEIAQLSVSDAATTKPKPGLDSATATNGNLNRDSDDSDDDAENVAPGAETGAAKKKKKRKPKKKKKNPTAQSDPPRVLISQLFPNKVYPKGEEVEYVNENRYRTTNEEKRHLDNLKNDFYNDYRHAAEAHRQTRQWAQKNIKPGWSLTDIANGIEDSVRALVGHQGLEEGDALKAGMGFPTGLSLNHCAAHYNPNAGNKMVLQQDDVLKVDIGVHVNGNIVDSAFTLAFNPRYDPLLEACKAATNEGLKQAGIDARLGEIGGYIQEVMESYEVELDGNTYQVKPIRNLNGHTILPYNIHGGKSVPIVKSNDQTKMEEGDVFAIETFGSTGNGYVHEEGEVSHYAKRMDAPKVDLRLSSAKSLLNVINKNFGTLPFCRRYLDRLGQDKYLLGLNSLVANGVVESYPPLVDKKGSYTAQFEHTILIRPTVKEVISRGDDY, encoded by the exons ATGGCGGCTCAAGCGCCGGTAGATGAGATCGCGCAGCTCAGCG TGAGCGATGCGGCCACCACAAAGCCCAAGCCAGGTCTTGATTCGGCTACCGCCACCAATGGCAACCTGAACCGTGACAGCGATGattccgacgacgacgcggAAAATGTTGCCCCCGGCGCTGAGACGGGggccgccaagaagaagaagaagagaaagccgaagaagaagaagaagaaccccACGGCCCAGTCCGACCCCCCGCGGGTTCTGATCTCGCAGCTCTTTCCCAACAAGGTGTACCCcaagggcgaggaggtggaatATGTGAACGAGAACAGATATCGCACCACCAACGAGGAGAAGCGCcacctcgacaacctcaagaaTGACTTTTACAATGACTACCGTCATGCTGCTGAGGCCCACCGCCAGACTCGCCAGTGGGCACAAAAGAACATCAAGCCTGGCTGGTCGCTGACTGACATTGCCAACGGCATTGAAGACAGCGTCCGTGCTCTTGTTGGTCACCAGGgtcttgaggagggtgatgctTTGAAGGCAGGTATGGGTTTCCCTACTGGCCTCAGTCTCAACCACTGCGCTGCCCactacaaccccaacgcTGGAAACAAGATGGTTCTCCAGCAGGATGATGTCTTGAAGGTCGATATCGGCGTGCACGTCAACGGCAACATTGTCGACAGTGCCTTCACCTTGGCTTTCAACCCCCGTTATGACCCTCTTCTCGAGGCTTGCAAGGCGGCCACCAACGAAGGTCTCAAGCAGGCTGGTATTGATGCCAGACTTGGCGAGATTGGTGGGTACATCCAGGAAGTCATGGAGAGTTACGAGGTTGAGCTGGACGGCAACACGTACCAGGTCAAGCCGATCCGCAACCTCAACGGACACACAATCCTCCCATACAACATTCACGGAGGCAAGAGCGTGCCCATTGTGAAGAGCAACGATCAGaccaagatggaggagggtgatgtctTCGCCATCGAGACCTTCGGTAGCACTGGCAACGGCTATGTGCacgaggaaggtgaggtCTCTCACTACGCAAAGAGAATGGATGCGCCCAAGGTGGACCTCCGTCTCAGCTCAGCCAAGTCTCTGTTGAACGTCATCAACAAGAACTTTGGCACCCTGCCATTCTGCAGACGTTACCTGGACCGCCTTGGCCAGGACAAGTACCTGCTTGGCTTGAACAGCCTCGTTGCCAACGGGGTTGTGGAGTCTTATCCTCCTCTGGTGGACAAGAAGGGTTCATACACAGCACAGTTTGAGCAT ACCATCTTGATCCGACCTACCGTAAAGGAGGTCATCAGCCGTGGAGATGATTACTAG
- a CDS encoding hypothetical protein (COG:O; EggNog:ENOG503Q3TQ), with product MPFRYYHPPRSAIPRHIANPPHHVLVNNPQPCRPFHSSRHDRAPAGSSNPDDSTHDHYETLNVHPSASPAEIKKSYFHLSKLHHPDHNPSDPSSSHRFMRISEAYTILSHPANRARYDRSRATNPRYAHQHHPHAPKSGSYHSSNPAGGRPPSGLSSRRKTTFQGPPPSFYKSGGWGAHASKRRAAHESSTAQQGSPEGKTHARQDTSAKDHQGWENTTGPESNPGMGFGQDPYYKYGFGGFGYGTNTGSNPFFDPHSHQRTHRRHEERRAKRAMKRRGLSLDADDSMIGTFFVLSGCVAASVVGAMLIGGFGGGLGR from the exons ATGCCATTCCGTTACTACCATCCTCCGCGCAGCGCGATCCCGCGCCATATCgccaaccctcctcaccatgtTCttgtcaacaacccccaaccatgCCGACCCTTTCACTCCTCCCGCCATGACCGCGCCCctgccggcagcagcaacccaGACGACTCAACCCACGACCATTACGAGACCCTAAACGTCcacccctccgcctccccagcTGAGATCAAAAA AAGCTACTTCCACCTCtccaaactccaccaccccgaccacaacccctccgacccctcctcctcccaccgctTCATGCGCATCTCGGAAGCctacaccatcctctcccacccgGCAAACCGCGCCAGATACGACCGCTCCCGCGCCACAAACCCCCGCTAcgcccaccagcaccacccccacgCCCCAAAGTCGGGATCCTACCACTCCAGCAACCCAGCTGGCGGCCGCCCCCCCTCAGGTCTATCCTCCCGTCGGAAAACCACCTTCCAAggccctcccccttcattCTACAAGTCAGGAGGGTGGGGCGCTCACGCCTCAAAACGACGCGCTGCCCACGAGAGCTCAACAGCCCAGCAGGGCTCGCCAGAGGGGAAAACACATGCCAGACAAGATACCAGTGCAAAAGACCACCAAGGATGGGAGAACACCACCGGCCCTGAATCCAACCCCGGGATGGGCTTCGGTCAGGATCCCTATTATAAATACGGCTTTGGGGGGTTCGGGTACGGGACCAACACCGGATCGAACCCGTTTTTTGACCCGCATTCTCATCAGCGGACGCACAGGCGGCATGAGGAACGGCGGGCAAAGAGGGCCATGAagcggagggggttgagctTGGACGCGGATGACAGCATGATTGGGACTTTTTTTGTCTTGAGCGGGTGCGTGGCTGCTAGTGTTGTGGGCGCGATGCTGAtagggggttttggaggtgggcTTGGAAGGTAG
- the UPS2 gene encoding Phospholipid metabolism protein (BUSCO:EOG092641K1; COG:U; EggNog:ENOG503P1RF): MKVFSNTETFNYSWEEVSTANWRKYCPWNDKSTHVLAVDTISRTVDPETGILRTERLITCKQSMPEILKKILGAGMEDQQVFETSYVDPKQRTVTMVSENITWNNLLNVQETVVYRPLNDHQTSFEQAAKITALCGGWQKIKNSMEDALVKRFRDNAARGKEGFEAVLAMSRRVFAEEQQREKMMLIQAQAVNIRMAA, encoded by the coding sequence ATGAAGGTCTTTTCCAACACAGAAACCTTCAACTACTCCTGGGAGGAGGTATCAACCGCCAACTGGCGGAAATACTGCCCATGGAACGACAAATCCACCCACGTTCTCGCCGTCGACACCATCAGCCGGACCGTCGACCCCGAGACTGGCATCCTGCGCACAGAACGCCTCATCACCTGCAAGCAGAGTATGCCTGAGATCTTGAAGAAGATCCTGGGCGCCGGCATGGAGGATCAGCAAGTTTTTGAGACGTCCTATGTCGACCCAAAGCAGAGGACCGTCACCATGGTCTCAGAGAACATCACATGGAACAACCTTCTCAACGTTCAGGAGACGGTTGTCTACAGACCACTCAATGACCATCAGACATCCTTCGAGCAGGCGGCCAAGATCACCGCTCTGTGCGGCGGGTGGCAGAAGATTAAGAACAGCATGGAGGACGCGCTCGTCAAGAGGTTTCGCGACAACGCTGCCAGGGGCAAGGAAGGGTTCGAGGCTGTGCTTGCCATGAGCAGGAGGGTGTTCgccgaggagcagcagcgggagaagatgatgctCATCCAAGCCCAGGCCGTCAACATCCGCATGGCTGCTTAG
- a CDS encoding hypothetical protein (EggNog:ENOG503P476; COG:F; COG:H), with product MDEHLAEIVSLAQAKFESTPPNRRLLIGISGPPGSGKTTLSTLLTTSLNSLLPQTTTFLPLDGYHHPRSTLDTFPDPARAHKYRGSEPTFNGPAFLSLVQSLAEPITPSTSPIYAPSFDHAVKDPVENAIEILPTHRIVVIEGNYIMLNKPPWSSIPPLLDIKIFISAPEPVLRQRLARRHLAAGLVDSVEKGEERADFNDVPNGRQIIENLVLYQGDVIQIGSTDDVTWGPVSSSSM from the exons ATGGACGAGCACCTCGCCGAAAtcgtctccctcgcccaagcCAAATTCGAgtcaacaccccccaaccgTCGGCTGT TAATCGGCATCTCCGGCCCTCCCGGCTCCG GCAAAaccaccctctcaaccctcctcaccacctccctcaactccctcctcccccaaacaacaaccttcctccccctaGACggctaccaccacccccgctcCACCCTCGACACCTTCCCCGACCCAGCCCGCGCCCATAAATATCGCGGCTCAGAACCAACCTTCAACGGCcccgccttcctctccctcgtccaaTCCCTCGCCGaacccatcaccccctccacatcccccatctACGCCCCCAGCTTCGACCACGCCGTCAAAGACCCGGTCGAGAACGCCATCGAAATCCTACCGACGCACAGGATAGTGGTTATCGAGGGGAATT ATATCATGCTCAACAAACCACCCTGGTCATCCATCCCGCCGTTACTGGACATCAAGATCTTCATCTCCGCGCCCGAGCCGGTTTTGCGACAAAGGCTGGCAAGGAGACATTTGGCTGCTGGGTTAGTCGACAGtgtggagaagggggaggagagggccgATTTTAACGATGTACCCAACGGTAGACAGATCATTGAGAATCTGGTTCTCTATCAGGGGGACGTAATTCAGATCGGGAGCACGGATGATGTGACGTGGGGACCTgtctcctcgtcgtcaatgTAG